Sequence from the Streptomyces mobaraensis NBRC 13819 = DSM 40847 genome:
AGACGGGCGGAGACGGGTGAGGGCGGCGACGGCGCGGTGCCGCTGCCCAGGATGCCAGCCGCCACCGCCGTCCGGGCACCACCGCTCCGCGCCCGGCCCGCCCTGTCTCGCCCGGGCGACTCCGGATTCACCCGGTTTGGGGATTAGGAGCCGTTGGCCCGGAGGTCGCCCGACACCACCGAAAGCACCGGCCTGTTACCCGGTGACCGTTTTCGCCCGCACACCGCCCAGCGCCCGCACACCGCCCAGCGCCCGCACACCGCCCTGCACCCGCACACCGTCCGGCGCCCGCTCACCGTCCGGCCCGCGCCGCCTCCAGCAACTCCTCGGCGTGCGCGCGAGCGAGCCGCGAGTCCTCCTGCCCGGCGAGCATCCGGGAGAGTTCGCGGATCCGGTCCTCGCCCTCCATGGCCTGCACACCGCTGCGGGTCACGGACCCGTCGTGGGTCTTCTCGACCACCAGGTGCCGGTCGGCGAACGCGGCCACCTGCGGGAGGTGGGTGACGACGACGACCTGCGCGGTCCGCGCGAGCCGGGCCAGCCGGCGGCCGACCTCGACGGCGGCCCGGCCGCCGATGCCCGCGTCGACCTCGTCGAAGAGGTAGGTGGGCACCGGGTCGGAGCCCGCGAACACCACCTCCACCGCGAGCATCACCCGGGACAGCTCACCGCCCGAGGCCCCCTTGGCGATGGGCCGCGGATGGGCGCCGGGGTGCGGGGCGAGCAGCAGCTCGACGTCGTCGGCGCCGTGCGGGCCGTAGGCGACGGCGCGTCCGCCGACCTCGATGCCGGACGCCGGGTCGGCGACCTCGTTCTGCCGGACGGCGAACGAGACGCGCGCGTGCGGCATCGCGAGTTGCGCCAGCTCCTCCGTCACGGCCTCCGCGAATCGTTCCGCCGCCTCGGTGCGCGCGTCGGTCAGCTGCCGGGCCAGGGCGCCCAGTTCGTCGCGCAGGGCGTCGCGTTCGGCGGTGAGTTCCGTGATGCGGTCGTCGTCGCCCTCCAGCTCGCCCAGGCGCGCGGCGCTCCGCTCGGCCCAGGCGAGGACGGCAGCGGCGTCCTCGCCGTACTTGCGCGTCAGGTGGGCGAGGGCGGCCCGCCGCTCCTCGACGGCGGCCAGCCGCCGCGGGTCGGCGTCGAGGTCGGAGGCGTAGCCGGCGAGCTCCCCGGCCACGTCGCGCAGCAGGATGCCGAGCTCACCCGCCCGGTCGGCGAGGGCGGCCAGCGCCGGATCGTGGGAGCGGACGGCCTCCAGCGCCCGGTGGGCGCCGGCGACGAGCGAGGCGGCGTCCACGCCCTCCGGGTCCTCGGGGTCCCCGGCCAGCGCGGCGTGCGCGGCGGTGGCGGCGGAGGCGAGGGACTCGGCGTGGCCCAGCCGCTCGGCCTCGGCGGCGAGTTCGGCGTCCTCGCCGGCCACCGGCGCGACGGCGGCGATCTCGTCGAGCCCGAAGCGCAGCAGGTCCGCCTCCTGGGCGCGCTCGCGGGCCCGGGTGGTCAGCTCGTCGAGCTCGGCGGCGACGGCGCGCAGCCGCCGGTAGGCGTCGGTGTACTTGGCGAGCGGCGCGGCCACCGCGTCCCCCGCGTACCGGTCGAGCGCGGCGCGCTGCCGGGCCGGGCGGAGCAGCCCCTGCTGGTCGGTCTGGCCGTGCACGGCGACGAGGTCGTCGGCGAGCTCGCCGAGCAGTCCGACGGGCACGCCGCGCCCGCCGACGTGGGCCCGGGAGCGCCCCTCGGCGGACAGCGTCCGGCTGACGAGCAGCGTCCCGTCGTCGAGCTCGGCGCCCGCCTCCTCGGCCCGCACGGCGGCGGGCGACGCCCGGTCGACGGCGATCCGCCCCTCGACCACCGCCGCCTTGGCCCCGACCCGCACCAGCGCCGGGTCGGCCCGGCCGCCGAGCAGCAGCCCGAGGCTGGTCACGACCATGGTCTTGCCGGCACCGGTCTCACCGGTCACCGCCGTGAAACCTGGTGACAGCTCGACCACCGCGTCGTCAATGACGCCCAAGGACCGGATCCGCATCTCCTCCAACACGGATACGACCATACGAGGTTCCGGGGCCCCCTCGCGACGGCCGCCCCCGCGGGCCGTGTCGGAAGGGCCGCGGAAGCCCCTGGGGAAGGCCGCGAGGCCCCCGCGGAGAACTCCGGAGAAACCCCCGGCCCGCCCCTGGGGGCAACCCCACCCCGTCCGGGGTGCCCACCGCATGGCCCGGCGGCCCCGCCCCCGCCAGGCTGGAGGCATGACCGAACACCGCCGCGGCCGGCGCCGCCGCCCCTCCGTCACCGCCCTCCTCCTCGGCACGACCGTCGTCCTCGCCACCGGGGTGTACGGCAGCGGGACGGTGGCCGGCGCGTCCCCCGCCGGCAGCCGGCCGCCGACCGCGCCGACCCGTGTGCCGGACGGCGTGTGGCGGACGGACGGCTACGGCATGCTGGTCTCCGTCGAGGGCGGGGGCCGCCGCCTGCGGACCTACGACACCACGGCGGTGAGCTGCCTGCCCGGCCTGCTGGAGGCGAAGGGGAACGGATCCGGTCGCTTCACCGACGCCCGGGACGAGGGCCTGACGATCGCCCCCACCGGCCCCGGCCGGGCGCGGCTGAGCTACGACGGGAGCGTCGGCCACGTCACCCTGCGCCGCGCCGGAGCGCTGCCCGCCGACTGCACGGCCGGCCCGAAGCCGGGCGAGGGCGGGCGGCCCGACCCGCGCCGCGTCTTCGACGTCTTCTGGCGGACGTACGCCGAGAACTACCCGTTCTTCAAGGCCCACGGGGTCGACTGGACGGCGGTGGGCGACCGCTTCCGGCCCCGGGTCACGGCGCACACCACCGACGACGAGCTGTTCGAAGTCTTCCGGCGGATGATCGAGCCGCTGCACGACGGGCACACCTACCTCGCCGCGGGCAAGGACAAGCGCTTCGGCGGCCACCGGGCGGACACGACGATGCCGACGCCGGAGTCCATGGCCCGGATGGACAAGGCCGTCGCCGAGGCCGTCGGCGTGCCGCTGCGCACCTGGGCGCAGGGCGCCCTCTCGTACGCCGACCTCCCCGACGGCACGGGGTATCTGCGGATCACCCGCTTCACCCGGTTCGCCGCGAAGGGCGGCCCGAAAGCGGACGAGGCCGAGCTGGACCGGGCCCTGGACCACGTCCTCGCCCGCTCCCCGCGCGGTCTGATCCTCGACGTCCGCTTCAACGGGGGCGGCTCGGACCGCCTCGGTATCCGCATCGCGGAGCGCCTCACCGACCGCCCGTACACGGCCTACCTGAAGCACGCCCGGAACGACCCGGATGATCCCCGGAAGTTCACCCCGGCCGTCCCCGTGAAGGTCACCCCCTCCGGCTCCCCCCGCTACACCGGCCCCGTGGCCGTCCTCACCGGCCGCCTCACCATCAGCGCGGGCGAGACCTTCACCCAGGCCCTGATGGGCCGGTCGCCCGCCCCCGCCCGCATCGGCGAGAACACCCAGGGCGCCTTCTCGGACATCCTGGAGCGCAGGCTCCCGAACGGCTGGACGTTCGGGCTCCCCAACGAGGAGTTCATGCGTCCGGGTGACCGGCGGACCTACGACGTGACGGGCATCCCGCCGGTGGTCCGGACGCCGGTCTTCACGGAGGAGGAGTTCGCGGCACACCGGGACTCGGCACTGAAGCAGGCGCGGCAGCTGCTGGCCCACCCCAGCCCGTCCGGCACTTGAGGACGAACGGCGAAGCCGCGAAAAAGGGGGGTCTGGGGGCGCAGCCCCCAGGAAACGGAGAAAGGGAGGGCCAGGGGCACAGCCCGCCGCAGGCGCCCCCTAGTGCGGAGCCCCCCGCCACCCCGCCACCGGCAGCGCGAACTTCGCGACCAACCGGTCGGTGAACGAGGCGTGATGCAACCGCGCCAAGCGGACGGGCACAGCCCCCCGCCGCACCTCCACCCGGGCCCCCGCCGGCAGCTCCACGCTCCGCCGCCCGTCACACCACAGCACCCCATGGGGCGTCTGCGGCTGCACCTCCACGGCCAGCACCGAGTCCGGCGCGGTCACCAGCGGCTTGGCGAACAGCGCATGCGCGCTGATCGGCACCATCAGCAACGCCTCCACCTCAGGCCAGACGACCGGCCCGCCGGCGGAGAAGGCGTAAGCGGTGGACCCGGTGGGCGTGGCGCACACCACCCCGTCCCCTCCGAACCGCGAGACGGGCCGCCCGTCCACCTCGGTGACGACTTCGAGCAGCCGCTCCCGCGCCGCCTTCTCCACGGACGCCTCGTTGAGCGCCCAGTCGGTGTGCACGACGTGCCCGTCCGTCCGGACGAGCACGTCGAGGGTCATCCGCTCCTCGACCTCGTACTCCCGCGTCACGACCCGGTCCACGACCTTGTCGAGGTCGTCCCGCTCGGCCTCGGCGAGGAAGCCGACCCGGCCGAGGTTGACGCCCAGCATGGGCACCCCGGAGCTGCGCGCGAACTCGGCGCCGCGCAGCAGTGTGCCGTCCCCGCCGAGCACGACGATCAGCTCGCACCCGTCCAGCACGTCCGGCCGCTCGGGCCCGGTCTCGACGCGTTCGACGGACGGGGGCAGCGGCAGGTCGGCGGCCTCCTCGGCGAGCACCCGCACCCCGATGCCGCACCGCAGCAGCCCCTGGACGACGAGTTCGGCACTGCGGACGGCCGCCGGCCGCCCGGTGTGCGCGAGCAGGAAGACCGTCCGGCCGTCGCTCCGCGATGTCTCCGATGTCGCTTCTGTAGTGGTCACCGAGGCCCCTCCGCCACTGCACGGTCAACGTCCGCCGGGTCCAGTTCGGGCGCACCGGCGCGCAGCCACAGAAAGTACTCGACGTTGCCGGACGGCCCGGGCAGCGGGCTGGCGGTGACGCCGAGGACGCCGAGTCCCAGTTCGGCGGCGCGGCGGGCGACTTCGCGCACCGCCTCGGCGCGCAGCTCGGGGCTGCGGACGACCCCGCCGCTGCCGAGCCGCTCCTTGCCGACCTCGAACTGCGGCTTGACCATCATCACCAGGTCGGCGCCGGGCGCGGTGCAGCTCACCAGGGCGGGCAGCACCAGGCCGAGCGGGATGAACGACAGGTCCCCGACGACGAGGTCGACGAGCTCGCCGTCGAGGTGCTCGGGCGTCAGCTCCCGCACATTGGTCCGGTCCTTCACCGTGACCCGCTCGTCGCTCTGCAGCGACCAGGCGAGCTGCCCGTACCCGACGTCGACGGCGACGACGTGTGCGGCGCCCGCGCGCAGCAGGACGTCGGTGAAACCGCCGGTCGAGGCCCCGGCGTCGAGCGCGCGCCGCCCCTCGACCTTCAGCCCGAGCGGGACGAACGCGGCGAGCGCGCCCGCGAGCTTGTGCCCGCCGCGCGAGACGTAGTCGGGGTCGCTGTCGTCCTGGGTGACGACGATCGCGGCGGCGGTCTCCACCTGGGTGGCGGGTTTGGTCGCCGTCGCGCCGCCGACGGTCACCCGGCCCGCGGCGATCAGCTGGCTCGCGTGCTCGCGGGAACGGGCCAGCTTGCGGCGCACCAGCTCGGCGTCGAGGCGGCGGCGGGTCACTCCCACGGGCGGTTCAGCTCCTGTTGTCGTACGGACGCGTGGGGACCGGCGGTCGGTCGGGGCGCTCGTCGAGGGCGGCGAGCGCGGACCGCAGGCCCTGGTGTACATCCTCGTACACGGCCAGGTGTCCGTCGGCGGCGAGGTGGTCGGCGTCCGCGAGCCGGGCCAGGTGGGCGTCCACGCCGGGGTGCCCGGTGGGGGTGCGGTCGACGCCGAGGGGCCGCGGCCCGGCGGGCCCGGCGGCCTCCGCCGCCCCCGCTGCCTCACCCTCGTCGGCCGGGAGCACCCCGGCCCCGGCCTCCCCGGCCCCCGCTTCCCCGGCCCCCGCTTCCCCGGCCCCCGCTTCCCCGGACATGGCCTCTTCGCTCACGGCCTCTTCGCTCATGCCCCCGACGCTACCCCGGTCCGCCCGCTTCTCCGGTGTTCGCCTCCGCGCGGTGTACCGTCCAGGGCAATGGCGACCATCGAGGAGTGCCGCAGCGCGCT
This genomic interval carries:
- a CDS encoding S41 family peptidase, producing MTEHRRGRRRRPSVTALLLGTTVVLATGVYGSGTVAGASPAGSRPPTAPTRVPDGVWRTDGYGMLVSVEGGGRRLRTYDTTAVSCLPGLLEAKGNGSGRFTDARDEGLTIAPTGPGRARLSYDGSVGHVTLRRAGALPADCTAGPKPGEGGRPDPRRVFDVFWRTYAENYPFFKAHGVDWTAVGDRFRPRVTAHTTDDELFEVFRRMIEPLHDGHTYLAAGKDKRFGGHRADTTMPTPESMARMDKAVAEAVGVPLRTWAQGALSYADLPDGTGYLRITRFTRFAAKGGPKADEAELDRALDHVLARSPRGLILDVRFNGGGSDRLGIRIAERLTDRPYTAYLKHARNDPDDPRKFTPAVPVKVTPSGSPRYTGPVAVLTGRLTISAGETFTQALMGRSPAPARIGENTQGAFSDILERRLPNGWTFGLPNEEFMRPGDRRTYDVTGIPPVVRTPVFTEEEFAAHRDSALKQARQLLAHPSPSGT
- a CDS encoding NAD kinase, whose product is MTTTEATSETSRSDGRTVFLLAHTGRPAAVRSAELVVQGLLRCGIGVRVLAEEAADLPLPPSVERVETGPERPDVLDGCELIVVLGGDGTLLRGAEFARSSGVPMLGVNLGRVGFLAEAERDDLDKVVDRVVTREYEVEERMTLDVLVRTDGHVVHTDWALNEASVEKAARERLLEVVTEVDGRPVSRFGGDGVVCATPTGSTAYAFSAGGPVVWPEVEALLMVPISAHALFAKPLVTAPDSVLAVEVQPQTPHGVLWCDGRRSVELPAGARVEVRRGAVPVRLARLHHASFTDRLVAKFALPVAGWRGAPH
- the recN gene encoding DNA repair protein RecN — translated: MVVSVLEEMRIRSLGVIDDAVVELSPGFTAVTGETGAGKTMVVTSLGLLLGGRADPALVRVGAKAAVVEGRIAVDRASPAAVRAEEAGAELDDGTLLVSRTLSAEGRSRAHVGGRGVPVGLLGELADDLVAVHGQTDQQGLLRPARQRAALDRYAGDAVAAPLAKYTDAYRRLRAVAAELDELTTRARERAQEADLLRFGLDEIAAVAPVAGEDAELAAEAERLGHAESLASAATAAHAALAGDPEDPEGVDAASLVAGAHRALEAVRSHDPALAALADRAGELGILLRDVAGELAGYASDLDADPRRLAAVEERRAALAHLTRKYGEDAAAVLAWAERSAARLGELEGDDDRITELTAERDALRDELGALARQLTDARTEAAERFAEAVTEELAQLAMPHARVSFAVRQNEVADPASGIEVGGRAVAYGPHGADDVELLLAPHPGAHPRPIAKGASGGELSRVMLAVEVVFAGSDPVPTYLFDEVDAGIGGRAAVEVGRRLARLARTAQVVVVTHLPQVAAFADRHLVVEKTHDGSVTRSGVQAMEGEDRIRELSRMLAGQEDSRLARAHAEELLEAARAGR
- a CDS encoding TlyA family RNA methyltransferase codes for the protein MTRRRLDAELVRRKLARSREHASQLIAAGRVTVGGATATKPATQVETAAAIVVTQDDSDPDYVSRGGHKLAGALAAFVPLGLKVEGRRALDAGASTGGFTDVLLRAGAAHVVAVDVGYGQLAWSLQSDERVTVKDRTNVRELTPEHLDGELVDLVVGDLSFIPLGLVLPALVSCTAPGADLVMMVKPQFEVGKERLGSGGVVRSPELRAEAVREVARRAAELGLGVLGVTASPLPGPSGNVEYFLWLRAGAPELDPADVDRAVAEGPR